The following are encoded together in the Candidatus Methylomirabilis oxygeniifera genome:
- the trpB gene encoding Tryptophan synthase beta chain (Evidence 2a : Function of homologous gene experimentally demonstrated in an other organism; PubMedId : 10511537, 2828322; Product type e : enzyme) has protein sequence MSKPEKPTRAEASDRGPLPDACGHFGRYGGKFVPETLMAALAELETVYLQAKADPHFEPELQGYLRHYVGRPTPLYFAQRLTDYLGGSRIYLKREDLCHTGAHKINNTLGQILLACRMGKSRVIAETGAGQHGVATATVAARFGLTCEVYMGTEDMRRQALNVVRMRLLGAKVTPVESGSRTLKDAINEAMRDWVTNVETTHYVLGSVLGAHPYPMMVRDFQSVIGRETRTQILELEGRLPDYLVACVGGGSNSIGLFHNFLNEPTVRMVGVEAAGLGIDSGRHAARFATGELGVLHGTLSFILQDSDGQIRPTHSVSAGLDYPSVGPEHSYYRDRGRIDFVSATDAEALEAFQLLSRLEGLIPALESAHAIAHVKKLAPTLGKDQIVVVNLSGRGDKDVEVVAKLLECAG, from the coding sequence TTGAGCAAGCCAGAAAAGCCGACGCGCGCTGAGGCGTCCGATCGGGGTCCGCTTCCCGATGCGTGCGGACACTTCGGCAGGTACGGAGGGAAGTTCGTTCCGGAAACCCTGATGGCGGCACTCGCTGAGTTGGAGACGGTCTATCTCCAGGCGAAGGCCGACCCACATTTTGAACCGGAGCTTCAGGGCTATCTTCGGCATTATGTGGGGCGTCCCACACCTCTCTATTTTGCGCAGCGACTGACCGACTATTTAGGCGGGTCGCGGATCTATCTCAAACGTGAGGATCTGTGCCATACCGGGGCGCATAAGATCAACAATACCCTTGGCCAGATCTTGCTCGCCTGCCGCATGGGGAAGTCCCGGGTCATCGCCGAGACCGGTGCCGGACAGCATGGGGTAGCCACAGCCACCGTAGCCGCCCGTTTCGGCCTGACTTGCGAGGTCTATATGGGTACAGAGGATATGCGACGGCAGGCCTTGAACGTCGTCCGAATGCGGCTGCTCGGCGCCAAGGTGACTCCGGTTGAGTCCGGCAGCCGGACGCTGAAGGACGCCATCAATGAGGCGATGCGTGACTGGGTCACCAACGTCGAGACGACCCATTATGTGCTAGGCTCAGTTCTCGGGGCCCATCCGTATCCGATGATGGTTCGGGATTTTCAATCGGTCATTGGCCGGGAGACTCGAACCCAGATCCTGGAGTTGGAGGGACGACTGCCGGATTACCTGGTAGCCTGCGTCGGAGGCGGCAGCAACTCGATCGGTCTGTTCCATAACTTTCTTAATGAGCCCACTGTGCGAATGGTCGGAGTAGAGGCGGCCGGCCTTGGCATCGACAGCGGTCGCCATGCAGCCCGATTTGCGACGGGCGAGCTGGGCGTCCTGCACGGGACGCTGAGCTTCATCCTGCAGGATAGCGATGGCCAGATCCGACCGACGCACTCGGTCTCAGCCGGTCTCGATTATCCGAGCGTCGGTCCGGAACACAGTTACTACCGTGACCGCGGGCGGATCGATTTTGTCTCGGCGACCGACGCGGAGGCGCTGGAGGCGTTTCAGCTTCTGAGCCGGCTCGAGGGATTGATTCCAGCGTTGGAGAGCGCACATGCTATCGCCCACGTCAAGAAACTGGCGCCGACACTGGGCAAGGATCAGATCGTGGTAGTGAATCTCTCAGGGCGAGGTGACAAAGACGTGGAGGTTGTCGCGAAGCTGTTGGAGTGCGCGGGGTAG
- the trpC gene encoding indole-3-glycerol-phosphate synthase (IGPS) (Evidence 2a : Function of homologous gene experimentally demonstrated in an other organism; PubMedId : 2184433, 9061023; Product type e : enzyme) — translation MLSRILAHKREEVAERQRSVPLAELRAQACDSPPVRNFTAAVSRKWGETEALRPLRAIAEIKRASPSAGIIREPLDVAEIAASYQAAGAAAISVLTNSRFFKGSLEDLSTARGAVDLPVLRKEFIITPYQIYESRARRVDAILLIAAALEASELQDLYALARSLSLHPLVEIHTLEELESAKGVGATLIGINNRDLATLETRLETTFALLPHLPREAVVVSESGIRRPEDIRRLSEAGVDAILVGEALLTSQDPGGRLRELLAGADC, via the coding sequence ATGCTCAGTCGAATTTTAGCGCACAAGCGCGAAGAGGTCGCCGAGCGGCAGAGGTCTGTCCCGCTCGCGGAACTGAGGGCGCAGGCGTGTGACTCGCCGCCCGTGCGCAATTTTACGGCAGCCGTGTCAAGGAAGTGGGGCGAGACGGAAGCGCTCAGGCCGCTGAGGGCGATTGCCGAGATTAAACGCGCGTCGCCATCCGCGGGAATCATTCGCGAGCCGCTTGACGTAGCGGAGATCGCCGCGTCCTATCAGGCGGCCGGCGCCGCCGCAATCTCTGTTCTGACGAATAGTCGGTTCTTCAAAGGGAGTCTTGAGGATCTCTCAACAGCGCGAGGCGCAGTCGATCTGCCCGTGCTCAGGAAAGAGTTCATCATTACCCCGTACCAGATTTATGAGAGCCGCGCGCGTCGGGTAGACGCGATCTTGCTGATCGCGGCGGCCCTCGAGGCGTCGGAATTACAGGACCTCTATGCGCTGGCCAGGTCGCTGTCCCTGCACCCTCTGGTCGAAATCCACACCCTGGAGGAGCTGGAAAGCGCGAAAGGCGTAGGGGCCACGCTTATCGGAATCAATAATCGGGATCTGGCGACGTTAGAGACCCGATTGGAAACGACGTTCGCGCTGTTGCCACATCTTCCCCGAGAGGCCGTGGTCGTCAGTGAAAGCGGTATCAGGCGGCCCGAGGATATCCGGCGTCTGTCCGAAGCCGGCGTAGACGCGATCCTGGTCGGTGAAGCGTTGCTGACGAGCCAGGATCCGGGGGGCAGGCTTCGCGAGTTGTTGGCGGGAGCCGACTGCTGA
- the trxA gene encoding thioredoxin 1, redox factor (Evidence 2a : Function of homologous gene experimentally demonstrated in an other organism; Product type c : carrier): MASDKVVHITDHDFDEQVIKGKGLILVDFWAEWCGPCRMVAPILDELATEYEGQVTIAKLNVDENRQSAARFGIRSIPTILLFKDGAQVEQIIGALPKSAIKAKVQQHL; encoded by the coding sequence ATGGCGTCGGACAAGGTCGTTCACATTACTGATCACGATTTTGATGAGCAGGTCATCAAAGGGAAAGGCCTCATCCTGGTTGATTTCTGGGCCGAATGGTGCGGCCCGTGCCGGATGGTCGCCCCGATCCTTGATGAACTGGCAACAGAGTATGAGGGGCAGGTCACGATCGCCAAGCTGAACGTAGACGAGAATCGACAGAGTGCGGCTCGATTCGGTATCCGAAGTATTCCGACTATCTTGCTTTTCAAGGATGGGGCGCAGGTCGAGCAGATCATCGGCGCGTTGCCCAAATCAGCCATTAAGGCAAAGGTCCAACAGCATCTGTAG
- the trpF gene encoding N-(5'-phosphoribosyl)anthranilate isomerase (PRAI) (Evidence 2a : Function of homologous gene experimentally demonstrated in an other organism; PubMedId : 2184433, 2828322; Product type e : enzyme): MIRIKICGITSHEDARAAVDAGADALGFIFVNGTPRYVEPEAAAAIIVRMPPFVATVGVFVDRTPEEIELIVRTCGLSLAQLHGHESPDACCRLGAPFIKTIHVQGEDDLEALHSYPQAKAFVLDTYVAGQPGGTGRTFPWEIAAKAARQTRIILSGGLTPDNVALAVTQVRPYALDVSSGVEASPGRKDHHKVREFIEQARKADAR, encoded by the coding sequence ATGATACGGATCAAAATCTGCGGCATCACTTCGCATGAAGATGCCCGGGCTGCGGTGGACGCGGGAGCCGATGCCCTTGGCTTCATCTTCGTCAATGGGACGCCTCGGTACGTCGAGCCGGAGGCTGCGGCCGCCATTATCGTCAGGATGCCGCCGTTTGTAGCCACTGTAGGGGTGTTTGTCGACCGGACGCCTGAGGAGATCGAGCTGATCGTAAGGACATGCGGTCTCAGCCTCGCGCAACTCCATGGCCATGAGAGCCCGGACGCGTGTTGTCGTCTCGGTGCTCCTTTTATCAAAACGATCCATGTTCAGGGTGAAGACGATCTGGAGGCCCTGCACAGCTATCCACAGGCGAAAGCGTTCGTACTGGACACCTACGTAGCCGGTCAACCGGGCGGGACGGGTCGGACCTTCCCGTGGGAGATTGCAGCCAAGGCGGCGCGACAGACCAGGATTATCCTGTCCGGTGGGCTGACGCCGGATAATGTCGCGCTCGCGGTCACGCAGGTCAGGCCGTATGCGCTTGATGTCTCCAGCGGTGTTGAAGCCTCTCCGGGTCGTAAAGATCATCACAAGGTGAGGGAGTTCATTGAGCAAGCCAGAAAAGCCGACGCGCGCTGA
- a CDS encoding protein of unknown function (Evidence 5 : No homology to any previously reported sequences) yields the protein MRVQDGMERLTQQQLRVLLKFVRGCYACHDRDALISYLLYGISTLVPAELAAFTEIDGGGRIVDMRVEPSTATLPGFRRLFERHLPQHPHFTYYQQTGDASAVKLSDFLTRRRFHALKLYSELYEPMNIEYVMSVLVPGPRPCLLAVSLHRGRRDFSERDRLLLNLLHPHLIQAYANAEAIRVMRQEVGLLGQAMEARDQGVVLLTKDGRVRLINSRAQQWLADYFGRSSQHVDHLPVVFRTWLAHQEASLNVTDDVPLPRKPFVVERQGERLVIRHLCEADRCILLMEQQPVSVQPVAFKLSDLTRREAEVLLWVAHGKTNVEVAEILGLSSRTVQKHLEHIFKKLGVETRVAATRALAVGAFRKR from the coding sequence GTGCGAGTACAAGATGGAATGGAACGGTTGACGCAACAACAACTCCGAGTTCTCCTCAAATTCGTGCGGGGCTGCTACGCCTGCCACGATCGCGATGCGCTCATCAGCTACCTCCTGTACGGGATCTCGACACTCGTTCCCGCAGAGTTGGCGGCGTTTACCGAAATCGATGGTGGGGGACGGATCGTCGATATGAGAGTAGAGCCGTCTACCGCCACGCTTCCGGGTTTCCGGCGGCTCTTTGAGCGGCACCTCCCACAACATCCTCATTTCACCTACTACCAGCAGACCGGCGACGCGAGCGCCGTCAAGCTCTCGGACTTTCTCACTAGACGACGGTTCCATGCGCTGAAATTGTATAGCGAGCTATACGAGCCGATGAACATAGAGTATGTGATGAGCGTACTGGTTCCCGGTCCGAGGCCCTGCCTGCTTGCGGTCAGCCTGCATCGGGGCCGGCGCGACTTTTCGGAGCGAGACAGGCTTCTCCTGAATCTCCTCCATCCGCATCTCATTCAGGCCTATGCGAACGCTGAGGCGATCAGGGTCATGCGACAAGAGGTCGGGCTCCTGGGGCAGGCTATGGAGGCACGAGATCAAGGGGTGGTACTCCTTACCAAAGACGGGCGTGTTCGACTGATAAACAGTCGAGCGCAACAGTGGCTGGCGGACTATTTCGGGCGTTCATCGCAACACGTGGACCACCTGCCGGTGGTGTTCAGAACCTGGCTCGCGCATCAGGAGGCGTCCCTGAATGTCACGGATGACGTCCCGCTGCCTCGTAAGCCGTTCGTTGTGGAAAGGCAGGGGGAGCGTCTCGTAATCCGGCATCTGTGCGAGGCGGATCGGTGTATCTTGCTCATGGAACAGCAACCTGTCAGCGTCCAGCCGGTAGCCTTCAAGCTATCAGATCTTACAAGGCGGGAGGCCGAGGTGCTGTTGTGGGTGGCGCACGGCAAGACGAATGTCGAGGTCGCGGAGATCCTCGGCTTGAGTTCACGGACTGTACAAAAGCATCTGGAGCATATCTTTAAGAAACTTGGTGTGGAGACTCGCGTCGCGGCCACGCGCGCGCTTGCCGTGGGAGCGTTCCGCAAGCGATGA
- the trpD gene encoding anthranilate phosphoribosyltransferase (Evidence 2a : Function of homologous gene experimentally demonstrated in an other organism; PubMedId : 12093726, 12923085, 9061023; Product type e : enzyme): MMILEALQRVVEGRDLNPEEAFATMEEMMSGKASDPQIAAFLTALRCKGETASEITSFARAMREQVCRVRVRSQVEASGIGTDATRLVDTCGTGGDAGQTFNISTAAAFVTAGTGTKVAKHGNRSVSSRCGSADVMEALGVNLALTPEQIGDCIDDVGIGFLYAPLLHPAMQHVMTARREIGIRTVFNILGPLTNPAGASAQVVGVYEERLTELLAGALNELGSKRAFVVFGLDGLDELSLTGESRVSEVKDGHVDTYMVSPEDFGLTRATCRDLQGGSAEENAEIIKRILGGEEGPKRDVVVMNAALAIVAGGKANDVQEGVKLAVRSIAGGAAMEKLCRLVEFSRQHFKSPQPPFDKGGRGGI; encoded by the coding sequence ATGATGATCCTGGAGGCGTTGCAGAGGGTCGTTGAGGGAAGAGACCTCAATCCTGAAGAAGCCTTCGCGACCATGGAAGAGATGATGTCGGGAAAGGCGTCAGACCCGCAGATCGCTGCATTTCTCACGGCGCTTCGATGTAAGGGCGAGACGGCGTCCGAGATTACCAGCTTCGCCAGGGCGATGCGCGAGCAGGTCTGTCGGGTCAGGGTGCGCAGCCAAGTCGAGGCTTCCGGCATCGGGACTGACGCTACAAGATTGGTCGATACCTGCGGGACAGGCGGCGACGCCGGCCAGACCTTTAACATTTCGACGGCGGCTGCCTTTGTGACGGCCGGAACAGGTACCAAGGTAGCTAAGCATGGCAACCGCTCGGTATCGAGTCGATGCGGAAGTGCCGACGTCATGGAGGCGCTGGGCGTCAACCTTGCGCTGACGCCGGAGCAGATAGGGGATTGCATCGACGACGTCGGGATCGGGTTTCTGTATGCGCCGCTGTTGCACCCGGCCATGCAACACGTCATGACGGCACGCCGTGAGATCGGGATTCGAACGGTCTTCAATATCCTTGGCCCGCTGACCAATCCTGCCGGTGCATCGGCTCAGGTGGTTGGGGTGTATGAGGAACGTCTCACCGAACTGTTGGCGGGCGCGTTGAATGAACTGGGGTCGAAGCGAGCGTTTGTTGTCTTTGGCCTTGACGGGCTTGATGAACTTTCACTGACAGGGGAGAGCAGGGTGTCCGAGGTCAAAGACGGGCATGTGGACACGTACATGGTCTCGCCTGAGGACTTCGGTCTCACGCGTGCAACGTGTCGCGACCTACAGGGCGGCAGCGCCGAGGAGAACGCGGAGATCATCAAGCGGATCCTGGGTGGAGAAGAGGGGCCGAAACGCGACGTGGTCGTGATGAACGCCGCCCTCGCCATCGTGGCCGGCGGTAAGGCCAACGATGTTCAAGAGGGGGTCAAGCTGGCGGTTCGCTCGATTGCGGGCGGCGCCGCGATGGAAAAGCTCTGCCGGCTGGTGGAGTTCAGCCGGCAACATTTCAAATCCCCCCAACCCCCCTTTGATAAAGGGGGGCGAGGGGGGATTTAG
- the trpA gene encoding tryptophan synthase alpha chain (Evidence 2a : Function of homologous gene experimentally demonstrated in an other organism; PubMedId : 10511537, 2828322; Product type e : enzyme) — MKNRIDERFRKLRESGERALMPYLTAGDPDLLTTRALILECEKQGADLIEIGVPFSDPLADGVTIQRASQRALQGGTTLTKILEMVADLRAECRLPLLLMSYVNPIFHFGFSRFAEEAAAAGVDGLIIPDLPPEEAAELIEAATAHNLHTIFLIAPTSRPERVRTIAAASKGFIYYVSLRGVTGVRSRLSDDLEASLRMIRAETDLPLAVGFGISTPEQVRTAATVADGVIVGSAIVSLLEQTAGQPDQLKRAGDFIASLKVATRK; from the coding sequence ATGAAGAACCGGATCGATGAGCGGTTCCGTAAGCTGAGGGAGTCCGGCGAGCGGGCACTGATGCCGTATCTGACGGCCGGTGATCCCGATCTCCTGACTACCCGGGCGCTGATTCTGGAGTGTGAAAAGCAAGGCGCAGATCTGATAGAGATCGGTGTGCCGTTCTCGGATCCTTTGGCGGATGGTGTGACCATCCAGCGGGCGTCGCAACGCGCGCTCCAGGGCGGTACGACGCTCACAAAAATCCTTGAGATGGTGGCCGATCTGCGAGCGGAATGTCGACTGCCGTTGCTCTTAATGAGCTATGTGAACCCGATCTTTCACTTTGGGTTTAGCCGATTTGCTGAAGAGGCCGCAGCAGCGGGGGTCGATGGGCTGATCATTCCGGATCTGCCGCCCGAGGAAGCGGCCGAGTTAATCGAGGCGGCGACCGCTCACAACCTTCACACGATCTTCCTGATCGCCCCGACCAGTCGACCCGAACGGGTGCGGACGATCGCGGCCGCCTCGAAGGGCTTCATCTATTATGTGTCGTTACGGGGCGTGACAGGGGTGCGTTCCAGACTCAGCGACGATCTGGAGGCCAGCCTTCGAATGATCAGGGCCGAGACTGACCTGCCGCTTGCGGTAGGGTTCGGTATCTCAACGCCGGAACAGGTGCGGACAGCGGCGACGGTGGCTGATGGGGTGATCGTAGGGAGCGCGATTGTGTCACTGCTGGAGCAGACAGCCGGACAGCCGGATCAATTGAAACGTGCCGGAGATTTCATAGCCTCACTGAAAGTGGCGACCAGGAAATAA